One segment of Acidovorax sp. DW039 DNA contains the following:
- a CDS encoding LysR substrate-binding domain-containing protein, with translation MNLLASLRYLVALHEHRHFGRAAAACHITQPALSNALRALEEEFGVVIVQRGRSYVGLTHEGQAVLSTAQRMLRESEVLRQELHSLQDAPRGCLRMASTPTAVPILSRFAALLQARHPGISSVVLSMSSLELEQGLEDLSLDLAVGYSERMQAQRGSLRSWPQCTERYYLIRRAAVAAKDQLRIGAPITWREAGALPLCLLTTEMHNRFIIDQALREAGVVSAPAMETNSVLTLVLSVAAGNVCSILPSAMVSAVRSERTLEALPLVEPDVHTPIGFMTQRGPRTSRALEAALQLLESAEWRDQVQSHCGDLTA, from the coding sequence ATGAACCTGCTCGCGTCCTTGCGTTACCTGGTGGCACTGCATGAGCACCGGCATTTTGGTCGTGCTGCTGCAGCCTGTCATATCACCCAGCCTGCACTGTCGAATGCGCTGCGTGCGCTGGAGGAAGAGTTTGGCGTCGTGATCGTGCAGCGTGGGCGCTCGTATGTGGGACTCACCCACGAAGGGCAGGCCGTGCTGAGCACCGCGCAACGCATGTTGCGAGAAAGCGAAGTGCTGCGACAGGAGCTGCACAGCTTGCAGGACGCGCCGCGTGGGTGCTTGCGCATGGCGTCCACCCCTACGGCGGTTCCCATACTCTCCCGTTTTGCAGCGCTGCTCCAGGCACGACACCCGGGTATTTCGTCGGTGGTGCTGTCCATGAGCTCGCTGGAGTTGGAGCAGGGGCTTGAAGATCTGTCGCTGGATCTGGCCGTTGGCTACAGCGAGCGCATGCAGGCGCAGCGCGGTAGTTTGCGGTCCTGGCCGCAGTGCACTGAGCGTTACTACCTGATCCGGCGAGCAGCGGTGGCTGCAAAAGACCAGTTGCGCATCGGGGCGCCCATCACATGGCGAGAGGCCGGAGCGTTGCCGTTGTGCCTGCTCACGACCGAGATGCATAACCGCTTCATCATCGATCAGGCGTTGCGGGAGGCAGGGGTCGTGTCGGCGCCCGCCATGGAGACCAACTCGGTGCTCACTCTCGTGTTGAGTGTGGCTGCTGGCAATGTCTGCAGCATCCTCCCCAGTGCCATGGTGTCGGCGGTGCGCAGCGAGCGCACGCTGGAGGCATTGCCGCTGGTGGAGCCGGATGTGCACACACCCATAGGGTTCATGACGCAGCGCGGGCCCCGCACCTCCCGCGCTCTGGAGGCGGCTTTGCAGCTGCTGGAGTCTGCAGAGTGGCGTGATCAGGTGCAATCGCATTGCGGCGATCTCACTGCGTGA
- the apbC gene encoding iron-sulfur cluster carrier protein ApbC produces the protein MSVTEQGLLAALSSVLDPHTGKDFVSTRAVRNVQITGGDVAFEVELGYPAKSLVPELRRQLVAAAKGVAGVGNVSVNITSKVVAHAVQRGVQLLPQVKNIIAVASGKGGVGKSTTAANLALALAAEGASVGVLDADIYGPSQPMMLGINRRPESEDGKTMEPLENYGVQVMSIGFLVDQDEAMIWRGPMATQALEQLLRQTNWKDLDYLIIDMPPGTGDIQLTLSQRVPMTGAVIVTTPQDIALLDAKKGIKMFEKVGVPILGIVENMAAHVCSNCGHVEHIFGADGGKKMAADYGMDYLGALPLNMSIRLQADSGKPTVVADPDGEVAQIYKKVARDVAVKIAQKAKDFSSKFPTISISKNT, from the coding sequence ATGTCAGTCACCGAACAGGGCCTTTTGGCCGCTCTTTCCAGCGTGCTGGATCCCCATACGGGCAAGGATTTCGTCAGCACCCGCGCCGTCCGCAATGTGCAGATCACGGGTGGCGATGTGGCCTTTGAGGTGGAGCTGGGCTACCCCGCCAAGAGCCTGGTGCCCGAGCTGCGCCGCCAACTGGTAGCGGCCGCCAAAGGCGTGGCTGGCGTGGGTAACGTTTCGGTCAACATCACCAGCAAGGTGGTGGCCCACGCCGTGCAGCGCGGTGTGCAGCTTTTGCCACAGGTCAAGAACATCATTGCCGTGGCCTCGGGCAAGGGTGGCGTGGGCAAGAGCACCACGGCCGCCAATCTGGCCCTGGCGCTGGCTGCCGAGGGCGCCAGCGTGGGTGTGCTGGATGCCGACATCTACGGCCCCAGCCAGCCCATGATGCTGGGCATCAACCGCCGCCCTGAAAGCGAAGACGGCAAGACCATGGAGCCGCTGGAGAACTACGGCGTGCAGGTCATGTCCATCGGCTTTCTGGTGGACCAGGACGAAGCCATGATCTGGCGCGGCCCCATGGCTACCCAGGCGCTGGAGCAGCTGCTGCGCCAGACCAACTGGAAAGACCTGGACTACCTCATCATCGACATGCCCCCCGGCACCGGCGACATCCAGCTCACGCTGAGCCAGCGTGTGCCCATGACCGGCGCGGTCATTGTCACCACGCCTCAGGACATTGCCCTGCTGGACGCCAAGAAGGGCATCAAGATGTTCGAGAAGGTGGGCGTGCCCATCCTGGGCATTGTGGAAAACATGGCAGCCCATGTGTGCAGCAACTGCGGCCATGTGGAGCACATTTTTGGTGCCGACGGCGGCAAGAAGATGGCGGCCGACTACGGCATGGATTACCTGGGCGCGCTGCCGCTGAACATGAGCATCCGCCTGCAGGCCGACAGCGGCAAGCCCACCGTGGTGGCAGACCCCGATGGCGAAGTCGCCCAGATCTACAAGAAGGTGGCCCGCGATGTGGCGGTGAAGATTGCGCAGAAGGCCAAGGACTTCTCCAGCAAGTTCCCCACCATCTCCATCAGCAAGAATACCTGA
- a CDS encoding restriction endonuclease: MSENSLFAVLLRSPWWISFVLVAVIALVSRALLPKEYFVFGALGGFPIFVVGCIAAWRQLRAPSKAKVSQMLDSVQGMHWNAFSQALTHAWVAQGYDVNVASKGVVDLRLAKDGKTFLVSARRWKAATHGVEPLRELYTAMQTQDAQGAIYIAAQGSVSENAALFARDHGITLLQGPALAALLLG; the protein is encoded by the coding sequence ATGTCTGAAAACTCCCTGTTCGCCGTGCTGCTGCGCTCGCCGTGGTGGATCAGCTTTGTGCTGGTGGCGGTGATCGCGCTGGTGTCCCGCGCACTGCTGCCCAAGGAGTACTTTGTGTTCGGCGCTCTTGGGGGCTTTCCCATCTTTGTCGTGGGCTGCATTGCCGCCTGGCGGCAACTGCGCGCGCCCAGCAAGGCCAAGGTCAGCCAGATGCTGGACAGCGTACAGGGCATGCACTGGAATGCGTTCTCCCAAGCCCTTACCCACGCCTGGGTCGCCCAGGGCTATGACGTGAACGTGGCCTCCAAAGGCGTGGTGGACCTGCGCCTGGCCAAGGACGGCAAGACTTTTCTGGTGAGCGCACGCCGCTGGAAAGCCGCCACGCATGGCGTGGAACCCCTGCGCGAGCTGTACACCGCCATGCAGACTCAGGACGCCCAGGGCGCCATCTACATTGCTGCGCAAGGCAGCGTGAGCGAGAACGCAGCCCTGTTCGCCCGAGACCATGGCATCACCCTGCTGCAAGG